In one Bombyx mori chromosome 22, ASM3026992v2 genomic region, the following are encoded:
- the LOC101741318 gene encoding formylglycine-generating enzyme → MHLSICLVWLTQIIFPLVGSDCGCSVNRNGEKDRNNLYSGNNNEQCSVENISDKVEDEQRSNEMMVLVPGGEYQYGTDDIVIENDNEGPKRIVKVKSFFLDKYEVSNQDFKHFTRVTNYKTEADIFGDSFVFALFLNNTFKEKIKDFRVAQATWWYKVFGANWNHPFGPDSSITDVMDHPVIHVSWNDAKAYCKWRRARLPTEIEWEAACRGGHQDIKYPWGNKLFPERQYKANIWQGTFPHHNSAKDNFVGTNPVELFPQNDFGLHNMAGNVWEWTEDAWTEDDPKEKVKKGGSYLCHHSYCYRYRCSARSHNTIDSSAGNLGFRCAKSI, encoded by the exons atgcATCTATCTATATGCCTTGTTTGGCTTACACAAATTATCTTTCCTTTGGTCGGAAGTGATTGTGGCTGCAGTGTGAATAGAAATGGAGAAAAAGaccgaaataatttatattcagGCAATAACAATGAACAATGCTCTGTTGAAAATATAAGTGATAAAGTTGAAGATGAACAGCGGTCTAACGAAATGATGGTATTAGTGCCGGGTGGGGAATACCAATATGGAACTGATGACATTGTAATTGAAAATGATAATGAAGGACCAAAGCGAATTGTCAaagttaaaagtttttttttggataagTATGAAGTATCAAATCAGGATTTTAAACACTTTACTAGAGTTACAAATTATAAGACTGAGGCAGATATTTTTGGAGACAGTTTTGTGTTTGCACTTTTTCTGAATAATacctttaaagaaaaaatcaaagatTTTCGAGTTGCCCAAGCTACTTGGTGGTACAAAGTGTTTGGTGCCAATTGGAACCATCCTTTTGGACCCGATTCTAGTATAACag ATGTAATGGATCACCCAGTTATACATGTATCCTGGAATGATGCGAAAGCCTATTGTAAGTGGAGAAGGGCAAGACTACCTACTGAAATAGAATGGGAAGCAGCATGTAGAGGTGGACATCAAGACATTAAGTATCCTTGGGGAAATAAGCTTTTCCCAGAACGACAATACAA GGCAAATATTTGGCAAGGAACCTTTCCACATCATAACTCTGCCAAAGATAATTTTGTTGGTACAAACCCTGTAGAATTATTTCCTCAAAACGATTTTGGTCTTCATAACATGGCTGGAAATGTTTGGGAATGGACAGAAGATGCATGGACTGAAGATGAT ccCAAAGAGAAGGTGAAGAAAGGTGGTTCGTATTTATGCCACCATTCCTATTGTTACCGATATAGATGTTCAGCACGATCACATAACACTATAGATAGTTCAGCAGGGAATTTAGGATTTCGGTGTgctaaatcaatttaa